Sequence from the Streptosporangium brasiliense genome:
CGGACAGGCCGTCGGTGACCAGGCCCGTGTAGGTGGCGAAGCCGGCCTTGAACTTGGGGTCGGTCACCTTGCCGACCCACTTGTCGCCCTCCTTGAGGGCGTACTCGCCGCCCTCGGACCAGGCGAACGCGCCGAGCAGGTGGTTGGCGTCGGAGCCACCGTTGAAGGCGAAGCCGTCGACGTCCTTGCCCTTCTCCGCCTGGATCTTCTTGGCCGCGGCGACCAGCTCGTCCCAGGTCTTGGGGACCTCGATGTCGAGCTCCTTGAACCAGTCCTTGCGGTAGAGCACCGCGCGGGAGCCGGCGCCCCAAGGCAGGGCGTAGACCTCGTTGTCGATGGTCTCCAGGCCGAGCAGGTTCTTCGGGATCTCGGCCTGGTCGCCGGCCTCGACCAGCGGGGTGACCGGGGCGAGGGCCTCCTGGCTCTGCCAGAGCGGTACCTGGTCGTTGCCGATCTCGGTGACGTCCGGGCCGGCGCCGCCCGCGGCGGCGGCGGTGAACTTGTCGTTCACCTGGGGCCACGGGATCCACTCAAGCTTGATCTTGGCGCCGGACTCCTTCTCGAAGGCCGCGTTCAGGTCGTCCATGTATTTCTGGGCGGCCGGGTTGCTGTCACCGAGACGCCACACGGTCAGGGTCTGGCCGGCGTATTTCGGACCGGAGGCCGCGGTGGAGGCGCCGGCCTGCGGGTCGGCGCTCTTGGCGGGCTCGCTGGCGGAGCCACATGCGGCGAGGCCCAGGGCCAGGGCGGCGGTGGTAGCAGTCGTAACCGCGATCTTCGTGATTTTCACTTCGGGGTTCTCCCTTCCCGGCTTCGCGTCGGGGTCGCGCTTCGGGTGCCGGCGCGGTCCCCATGCCCCGCCACACCTGGTCGAAGGCGCCTCCTCACGGTCGGCGCTCTGACATCCCGCAGCCTGCTGTCACTCTTGCCTGCGGGCTGACTAGGGCTAAACTAACAAGAAACTTTCTTAAAAGAAACGATCGTTAGCGGATCGTGACGGGGGGGAGCAGTCTTGTCCAGACGCCCGGGGACGCCCCGGCTGCTGCGCCAGCTCAATGACCGCGCGGCGCTGGAGCTCCTGCTGTCCAGCGGCCCACTCACCCGAGCTGAGCTGGGAGAACACACAGGTCTCTCCAAGGTGACGGCGGGCCAGTTGCTGGCCAGGCTGGAGGACCGCGACCTCGTCGCGGTGGTCGGCGAGCAGGCCGGCGGGCGCGGGCCCAACGCCGCGCTGTACGGCGTCGTGCCCTCGTGCGCCTACGTCGTGGGACTCGACGTGCTGCCGGACCGGATCAGCGCCGGGGTGGCCGACATCACCGGCGAGACCGTCGCCGAGATCTCGGTGGACCCCAACGGCCACGACGACCCGGTCCGGCTCGTGCACAGCGCCGTGGAGAAGGCGTGCGCGTCGGCGGGCATCCCGATGACCGGCCTGCGCGCCTTCGTGATCGGCACCCGGGGCGTCGTCGACCCCCGGACCGGCGACGTCCGCTTCTCCTTCGACCTGCCCTCCTGGCACGAGGGCGTGCTCGCCGGGCTCCGCCACGACCTCAACGTCCCCGTGACGATCGAGAACGACGTGAACCTGGCCGCGCTGGCCGAGCGCTGCCACGGCGCGGCCGAGGGCATGGACGACTTCGTGCTCGTGTGGGCGGGCGTCGGCCAGGGACTGGGAGTCATGCTCGGCGGGCGCCTGCACCGCGGCTTCACCGGCGGCGCGGGGGAGATCGGCTGGCTCCCGGTCCCCGGGGAGCCGCTCCCCACCGACGTGGGCGAACCCCAGTCCGGCTCGTTCCAGCGCCTGGTCGGCGGCGACGCCGTGGCCGGCCTGGCGGGCGCGCACGGCGTCGCCGGCGACTCGCCCGGCGACCACGTCCGTACGGCCGTCGCCGACGGATCGGACGGCTTCCTCGACGAGTTGGCCGGGCGGCTGGCGGTCGGCGTGGCGGCGGTGGCCGTGGTCCTGGACCCCGCGCTGATCGTGCTCGGCGGCGACGTCGGCCGGGCCGGCGGGAGCGCGCTCGCGGCCAGGGTCGAGGAGGCCGTGGCCAGGGTCTGCCCCAGCCAGCCGAGGGTCGTGACGACGCGGGTCCAGGGCAACCCGGTGCTGCGCGGCGCCCTGGTCTCGGCCCTGGAGCAGGCCCGCGAACAGGTATTCTCGCAAACGGTGTGAGAATTACCGCTATGCGAGACATCGTGCTGATCTCCGACCCCCGGGTCGCCGCGATCCCCGTCGAAGAGTCCGGGGAGCGGCTGGCCGACGTGCGCGGACGGCTGCGGGTGGACAGGCGGCTGGCCGACTCCGAGGGGGCCTTCGCCCACCTGCGGCAGGGGCTGCTGACCCGGCTGGAGGGCGCGCAGGCGCAGCTCCCGCCGGGCTACCGGCTGCTGGTCGTGGAGGGCTACCGGCCGCTGGCGATGCAGCAGCGGATCTTCGAGGAATACTCGGCGGAGCTGCGGGTGGTGTTCCCGGAGATGTCGCCCGAGGAGATCTGCGTGGCGGCGAGCCGTTACGTCTCACCGGTCGAGGTCGCCCCGCACACCGCGGGGGCGGCGGTGGACCTGACCCTGTGCACCGACGACGGGGACGAGCTCGACATGGGCACCCCGCTCAACGCCACCCCCGAGCAGAGCGGGGGCGCCTGCTACACCGACGCCCCCGGCCTGTCGTCCGAGGCCCGCCACCACCGCCGGCTCCTCGGCACCGCCCTGACGGCCGCCGGCCTGGTCAACTACCCCACCGAGTGGTGGCACTGGTCCTACGGCGACCGCTACTGGGCCATGACCACCGGGGCCGCCTCCGCCGTGTACGGCCCCGCCTCCTTCTGAGCTTCCGGGCTTCCGGGCCGCGCCCTCCCTCCGGCCCCGGGCTCGGGCGCCGGCCCCGCCTTCCCGGACCCGGCCCCGCCTTCCCGGACCTTGAGCCGCGCCTTCCGCTACAGGTCGGGGACCGGGACGCGCCAGCGGAGGAGGTGGCCGGGGGCGGTGCCGATCAGCCGGCCGGCGTGGGCGGTGAGGACGGTACAGCCGCCCGCCCCGCACAGGTCGCTCCACTCGGCGGGCGCCGCCACCGGCAGGCGCGTGCGGACGCGGCCCGCCACGTCGGCGATGTAGAGGCGGCCGTTCATGGAGGTGAGCGCGGTGGCGTCGGTGCCGCTGCCGACCAGGATCCACTCGGAGGTCTCCGGAGGCAGCCGCCACAGGCCGCCGTCGGCGGTGGCGGCCCACAGGTCGCCGTCCACCAGGGCCAGCCCGACCCCGCCGGAAGGCGCCTGGCCGAGCACGGTCCAGGGGGAGGCGAGATCGGAGTCGCGGTAGACGAGCCGGCCGTCGCCGGTCAGGCCGTACAGGCCGATGGACCTGGTGGTGGACGCCTCACGCGGGGTGGCCATGGCCACGACGCCGCCGCCGGAGCCCACCCGGCGCCAGCGCAGGTTCTGGCCGGAGACCTCCCTGCGGTACAGCGAGCCGTCCTCGCCCACGCCGTAGAGCTGGGAGTCGCACGCGGTCAGCGCCCGCAGGGAGCACTCGGGGCCGATGGCCTCCCACCCGGCGGACGGGCGTGACAGCCGGTCCAGCACGTTACGGGTGATCCGGTCCACGGCGGGGTCGTGCAGGGTGTTGCCCCAGTTCACGGTGGAGGCGGTGAACACCGTCCCGGCGCCGAGGCCGAAGACGCCCATGGTGGCCATGCCGCCCTGGCCGTAGCGGTGCCAGTGGCGCAGGTCGGCGGTGGCGAGGACGACGAAGGACGGCGGGGTGCCGTCGCGGCCGGTGGCCACCGGGACGCCGTCCACCTCGGTGAAGTCGCAGGCGTCGGTCTCGTAGCCGATGGCGCCCCGGCCGAACTTGTCGCCCTCGCCCAGCCCGGTCCCGTCGAAGACCCAGTGCTCGGGGAACCGGGTGGTGTAGGACTCCTCGTGCATCAGCTTCATGTACGGTCCCCAGGTCCCGGCGCCGCGCCGGAAGCTGACCCCCGTCAGCGTGTTCTCCGGCCGGTTCACCGGCGCGCTGGACCACTCGACCGTGGTGAGCCCGGGCTCCACGGCGGCCATCGGGTCGGTGACCGCGTCGCGGTAGCAGACCATGGTCCGCCCGCCGTCCTCCAGCCGGAACTGCCACCAGCAGGTGTTGCCGGAGAACACCGCCAGGTTGCCGCCCCGGCGGACGAACTCCTCGACGCTGTCGCGCATCCCCGCCGTCCAGTACTCGTCGTGGCCGTTGACCACCAGCAGCCGGTAGCCCGACAGGAGCGCCGAGCCGTCGTGCAGGTCCAGCCCCGAGCAGTAGTCCACCTCGTATCCGGCCGGGCCGAGCCAGCGCAGCATCCCCTCCTCCCAGCGCTCGGGCGGCGGGCCGCCGCCGGGCCGGTCGAAGGAGACCCGCGAGGCCCGGCCGGCCTGCTCGGTCCAGTAGATGGACTCGCCGGGGATGCCCGCCCGGTTGTACGCCTGCCAGGTCGGGAACGGGATCGACAGCAGGATCGGCGAGCGCGGGCGGGCGGCCCGCACCGCGAAGTAGACCTCGGAGACGTCGTCGTCGGCGGTGAACACCGCCCGGTAGAGCGAGCTCGGCAGGTCCGCGGGGACGTCGAGCGTCCACAGCGGCCCGCTGAACTCCGCGTCGGACACGGCCGTGTCCGCGCAGACGTCCTCCACCAGGACCGAGCCGCGCAGCGGGGCCCGGGAGGCGCGGGCGAGGTGGAAGCCGAGCGTGCCGCCCTGGACGCAGGAGGTGGCCTCGGCGTAGGCGTAGACCGTCATCCCACCGGCTCCAGCACCTCGCGGAACGCCGCCTCCACCAGCAGCGACTCCATGTCGCGCAGGTAGCGTTCCATGGCCGGCCGGGGCAGGTAGCGGGTGTCGGCGGTCAGCGAGACGCCCAGCCCGCCGGGCTCGCCGGTCACGTGCAGGCAGAACCGGCAGTTGAGCCGCTCCTGGCTGAGCGGCCAGGTCAGGGCCGTCTCGTCCATCGCCTGCCGTACCGTCCGCTCGTCGTGGGAGGCGTCCACCCGGTCGATGAAGCGCATGTCGTTGAAGCAGCAGTAGGGGTGGATCCCGGTGCCCCGTTCCCGGCTGATCCGGGCGGTCAGCCGGTCCCGGTCGCCCGGGTCGTGGTAGGCGGAGCGGTAGGCGCGCAGCGCGGCCGGCTTGGCCGCCCGCAGCAGGTCGGCGAAGGCGGCGCCGCCGCGCAGGTCCAGCACGAACAGGCCCTCCTGGGAGAGGGTGGTGACCGCGTTCGCGGTGTCGCCGCGGAAGCGGTTGCCCACGATCGGCAGCATCGCGCACACGTCGTGCCCGGTCACGGCCCCGACCAGCACGGACGCGCCGGCCAGCAGCACGGTCGAGGTGCTCGCGCCGTGTACGGCGGCGATCCGCTGGACGGCCAGGTCCATCGCCCGGGAGACGATCCGCGCCCGCCGGATGGGCGGGCTCTCCGGCACGGCCACGGGCCGGTCGAACATGGTCGGCGGGATCCGCCGGTAGCCGTCCTCCCAGTGCTCGGCGGCGGTCCGGGCGACCTTCAGCCCCCGCTCCGACCGCTGCCAGCGGGCCAGCTCCAGCGGCGAGGGCGGCGGCGGCCCGGGTACGGCCCCGCGGAGCAGCAGCAGCCGCAGATCCGTGATCGCCGCCTCGGCGCCGAGGCCGTCGGCCGCCAGGTGGCAGAAGACGAGCACGATGTGGGTGACTGTCCCGTCGGCGACCACGAGGCCGACCCGGAGCGGCCACTCGTCCCCGTAGTCGAAGGCCCTGGCCGCCAGCGCCTCCAGCAGCCGGTCCGGATCACCGGCCGACACGGTGGCCGGGATGGCGCCGGAGGTCCCCAGCACCTGGGACGGCCCCGCCCCCAGCCTGGTCCGCAGCGACTCGTGCCGCTCCACCAGCGCACCCAGGGCCGCGGCGGCCCGCTCCACGGTGAGCGGCCGGGCCCGCCTGGGCACGGCGAGCACGCGGCCGAAGTTGAAGTAGTGGTCGTCCGGCGCCGTCTTCTGGATCGTGTCCCAGATGGCCCGCTGCCCCCAGGTCAGCGGCGCCGTGTCCGATCGGCTCCCCGAGAACCGGATGTCCATGTGCCTCTCCCGTTCGAGACGTGCCGAGCACGTCCGCGAGGTGTTCAGGAGCCGGTGCGTCCGGCCCCGGCGATGTAGCGCTCCAGCGCGTCCAGGTCGTCCAGCAGGTCGAACCCGTCGCCCGACAGGTCGATCTCGACCCCGAACTCGGTCTCCACCGCGTCGATCAACCGCATCTGCGCCAGGGACGTGACCCCCAGCGCCGACAGCGGGACCGTCGCGGCGAGCGCCTCCTTGGCCGTCACCGCGCCGTCCGACGCCGTGGCCACCATCGCGGCCAGCTGTTCCCTAACCACCATTGCGGGCTCCTGTCGTGTGCCGCGGGCCGTCGTCATTGGAGATCCAGATCCACTCGTCACACACCGCCGGCCTCCCTGGCGCTGCGCGGGCGCATGTCAGTCCAGACCTGGTCGATGTGGGCCAGGCACTCGTCCCGGCTCCCGGCGGCGCCCTCCTCCCGCCAGCCGTCCGGCAGCTCCCGGCCGGTGGGCCAGATCGAATACTGCTCCTCGTGGTTGACCACGACGCGGTGACTCATCCCAGCTCCCCTTCTCCTTGAGGTGTTTGCACGAGACGGGCGGCCTCCTCCTCCGACAGCCCGTCGAGCTCGGCGATCAGCAGCTCCTCCACCGCCGCCGCGAGACCGGCCACGGTGCTCCGCGCGAACAGGGTCCGGATCGGTACGTCCACCTCGACGAGGGCGCGCAGCCTGGCGATGACGCGGGTGGCCAGCAGCGAGTGGCCGCCCAGGGCGAAGAAGTCGTCGAAGGCGCCGATCTCCCCGATCCCCAGCACCTCGCCGAAGACGTCGGCCACCAGCAGCTCGGCGTCGCCGCGCGGGGCGGTCGCCGCCCCCGTCCTGACCTCGGGCGCGGGCAGCGCGGCCCGGTCGATCTTGCCGCTGCGGGTCAGCGGGAGGGCGTCGAGGCCGACCCAGAGCGCCGGGACCATGTAGGCGGGCAGCGCGCCGGTCAGGTGCCTGCCCAGCTCCTCGCCCGTGGCGGTGCCCACGACGTAGCCGACCAGGGTCTCCTGGTGTACGGCCACCGCCGCCTGGCCGACGCCGGGATGCGCCAGGATCCTGGCCTCGATCTCGCCCAGCTCGACCCGGAAGCCCCTGACCTTGACCTGGTCGTCGTCGCGGCCGAGGAACTCCAGCCGCCCGTCGCTCCGCCAGCGGGCCCGGTCGCCGGTCCGGTAGATCCGTGAACCGCCGGGGCCGGGGACGAAGCGCTGCGCGGTCAGCGCGGGCCTGCCGAGGTAGCCCCGGGCGACCCCGGCCCCGGTCACGCACAGCTCGCCCGGCGCGCCCGGCGGCACGGGCTCGCCGTGGCCGTCCAGGACCATGACCCGGGTGCCGCCGATCGGGGTGCCGATCGGCGGCCTGCCGGGGGAGCCGTCCAGCTCGGCGGCCGTGGCGATGATCGTGGCCTCGGTCGGGCCGTAGGTGTTGACCAGCCGCACCCGGTCGCCGAAGCGTTCCCGCCAGCGGGCCACCGCCGCCTCGTGGACCTGTTCGCCGCCCAGGATCACCAGGCGCAGCGTCGGGGGCCAGGCGATCTCGTCGATCTGGTCGACCAGCGCGTGCCAGTAGGCCGTCGGCAGGTCCAGGACGGTGACCTGGTCCAGGTGGTCGGGCAGGGTGACGCCGCCGTCGGGCAGCAGCTCCAGCCGGGCCCCGGCGGCCAGGGTGGGGTAGATCTCCTCGGCGTGGGTGTCGAAGCTCAGCGAGGCGAACTGCACCACCCGGTCGCCGGGGCCCAGGCCGTACGCCTCACGCATCCACGCCACCCGCGCCGCGAGCCCCTCGTGCTCGACCACGACGCCCTTGGGCGTGCCGGTGGAGCCCGAGGTGTAGATCACGTAGGCGGCGGCGTCGCGCGGCGCGGGCTCCGGGACCCCCTGGTACGGCCCGGCCTCGGCCAGCACGTGGGAGGCCCCGCTGTCGGCCACCAGGAAGGCGAGCCGGTCCTCGGGGTAGTCGGGGTCGAGCGGGAGGTAGACGGCTCCGGCCCGCCAGACGGCCAGCAGCGCGGCGACGGTGTCCGGGGTCCGGCCCAGGCGGACGCCGACCACGTCGCCGGGGGCGACGCCGCGCGCCTGCAGGAGCGCGGCCAGCCCGTCGGCGCGCGCGTCCAGCTCGGCGTAGGTGAGCAGGGTCTGCCCGCACCCGACGGCCACCGCGTCCGGCGTGCTCCGCACGGCCGCCGCGAACAGGTCCGGCACGGCGGTCGCCGGCGGCTGGGCCGGGCCCTCGGACAGGCGGCGGAGCAGGGCGTCGTCGTCCCCGGTGCGCAGCGGGAGGGCGGAGACCCGCTCGCCGGCGGCCCCGGGCAGCGCGGTCAGGAGCAGGCGGAAGCGGCCGGCCAGCCCCTCGACGGTGGCCCGGTCGAACAGCTCGGCGTCGTAGACCAGGGTGATCAGCAGCTCGTGCTCGTCCTGCCAGGCCTCCAGCATCAGTTCGAGCTTGGCCTGCCGCATGCCGTGCTCGAAGGCCGTGGTGGTCAGCCCGGCGAAGGCGTCGCGGGCGTGCCCGGAGTCCTGCGTGTGCAGGATGAACATCGTCTGGAACAGGGGTGTGCGGGTGAGGTCCCGCTCGGTCCGCAGGGCCGTCACCAACTCCTCGAACGGGACGCCCTGGTGGGAGAAGGCGTCCAGGACGCCGATCTGGGTCTCGCGCAGCAGGTCGGCGAAGGTGGGGTCGCCCGACAGGTCGCCGCGTAGGACCAGGGTGTCGCTGAGGTAGCCGACGACCGGTTCGAGCTGGACCCGGTCCCGGCCCGCGGTGGCCGTGCCGACCAGGATGTCGCTCTGGCCGGTGTGCCGGACCAGGAGCACCTGGTAGGCGGCGAGCAGGACCATGAACATCGTGGCGCCGTGCTCCCTGCCCAGCCGGGTCAGCGCGCCGGCCTCGCCGGAGGTCAGCCGGACCGTCACCACGTCGCCGCGCCGGGCGGCGCCCGCGGTGCGCGGCCGGTCGGCCGGCAGCTCCAGCGGGGTCGGGTCGGCGAGCCGGTCGCGCCAGTAGGCGAGCAGGCCGCCGGTGTCGCGCTCGCGCTGCCAGCGGGCGACGTCGCCGAACTGGAGCGGCACCGGGGGCAGCTCCGCCCGGCCGGAGTAGAGATCCGACAGCTCGTCGAAGACGAGGTTGAGCGACCAGCCGTCGCCGAGGATGTGGTGGAGGACGAGGCACAGGACATGGTCGTCCTCGCCGATCCTGACCAGCGTGACCCGCAGGGGCGGCCGGGAGGCCAGGTCCGGGAAGGGCCTGTTGGTCAGCGCCGCGACGAGCTCCAGGGCCCCGGCCTCGCCCTCGGCGCCCACCCGGTCGACGGCGACCGGGCCGGGCGGGTCGACGACCGTGACGGGGGCGCCGTCCACCTCGGGGAAGCGGGTGCGCAGGCTCTCGTGGCGGGCCACCGTGCCGTCCAGGGCCCTGCCCAGGGCGTCCAGGTCCAGCGGGCCCCGCAACCGCCTGACCAGGCACATGTTGTAGGAGGCGTCGTCCGGGTCGAGCCGGTTGAGGAACCAGAGCCGCTCCTGGCCGGCCGAGAGCGGCGCGGTGGTCCCCGCCGGCCGCGGCCGGGGCCCGTCGGCCGGCCCGCCCCCGGGACGGCCCTCCCGTCCCGTCGGTCCGTCCCCGGAGCCGGCGGCGTGCCCGGCCGTCCTGTCCCCGGCGATGTAGGACCGATTGTCCGTCCCGTCACCGGGGTCGTCGGCCTGTCCCGCCCGCCCGTCCCCGGGGCCGGCGGGCTCCGCGCCGTCGCCGACCAGCTCCGCCAGCGCGGCGACCGTCGGCCGCAGGAACACCTCCCGGACGGGCACCTCCGTGCCGGACAGCGCCGACAGCCGCGCGGTGACCATGGTCGCCAGCAGCGAGTGACCGCCGAGCGTGAAGAAGTCGTCGTCCGCGCCGACCTCGGCCACCCCGAGCACCTCGGCGAAGACCTGTGCGACCAGCCGCTCGCCCGGAGTGCGGGGGGCTCTCGCCTCCCGCCGGGACCCGCCCTCCGCGTCCGGCAGCGCGCTGCGGTCGATCTTCCCGTTCGGCGTCAGCGGCAACGCCTCCACCTCGACGAACACGCTGGGCACCATGTATCCCGGCAGCTCCCGCCTGGCGTGCTCGCCGATCTCGTCGAGGAGCCCGCGGGCGTCCGGAGCCGGTACGGCGTAGGCGACCAGCCGGTCCCCGCGCACCGCGACGACCGCCTGCCGTACGGCGGGATGGGCGTCGAGCACGGCCTCGATCTC
This genomic interval carries:
- a CDS encoding sugar ABC transporter substrate-binding protein, with translation MKITKIAVTTATTAALALGLAACGSASEPAKSADPQAGASTAASGPKYAGQTLTVWRLGDSNPAAQKYMDDLNAAFEKESGAKIKLEWIPWPQVNDKFTAAAAGGAGPDVTEIGNDQVPLWQSQEALAPVTPLVEAGDQAEIPKNLLGLETIDNEVYALPWGAGSRAVLYRKDWFKELDIEVPKTWDELVAAAKKIQAEKGKDVDGFAFNGGSDANHLLGAFAWSEGGEYALKEGDKWVGKVTDPKFKAGFATYTGLVTDGLSGKSRLTQNTVDIRKRFANNKVGMYLTAGWDLPGIEVDSKGKLKADKLAFFPLPAKSGGEAPSFFGGNDIAIWDSAKNKELAAEYLKMATNKEWAGRYATEGGLLPIYPEALAKLSSDPALAPFAAAFAKAKAFPADSNWTEANETKAVLQNAARSVIEGKATADEALSKANGEIEEILNQ
- a CDS encoding ROK family transcriptional regulator, with product MSRRPGTPRLLRQLNDRAALELLLSSGPLTRAELGEHTGLSKVTAGQLLARLEDRDLVAVVGEQAGGRGPNAALYGVVPSCAYVVGLDVLPDRISAGVADITGETVAEISVDPNGHDDPVRLVHSAVEKACASAGIPMTGLRAFVIGTRGVVDPRTGDVRFSFDLPSWHEGVLAGLRHDLNVPVTIENDVNLAALAERCHGAAEGMDDFVLVWAGVGQGLGVMLGGRLHRGFTGGAGEIGWLPVPGEPLPTDVGEPQSGSFQRLVGGDAVAGLAGAHGVAGDSPGDHVRTAVADGSDGFLDELAGRLAVGVAAVAVVLDPALIVLGGDVGRAGGSALAARVEEAVARVCPSQPRVVTTRVQGNPVLRGALVSALEQAREQVFSQTV
- a CDS encoding M15 family metallopeptidase, encoding MRDIVLISDPRVAAIPVEESGERLADVRGRLRVDRRLADSEGAFAHLRQGLLTRLEGAQAQLPPGYRLLVVEGYRPLAMQQRIFEEYSAELRVVFPEMSPEEICVAASRYVSPVEVAPHTAGAAVDLTLCTDDGDELDMGTPLNATPEQSGGACYTDAPGLSSEARHHRRLLGTALTAAGLVNYPTEWWHWSYGDRYWAMTTGAASAVYGPASF
- a CDS encoding N,N-dimethylformamidase beta subunit family domain-containing protein; the encoded protein is MTVYAYAEATSCVQGGTLGFHLARASRAPLRGSVLVEDVCADTAVSDAEFSGPLWTLDVPADLPSSLYRAVFTADDDVSEVYFAVRAARPRSPILLSIPFPTWQAYNRAGIPGESIYWTEQAGRASRVSFDRPGGGPPPERWEEGMLRWLGPAGYEVDYCSGLDLHDGSALLSGYRLLVVNGHDEYWTAGMRDSVEEFVRRGGNLAVFSGNTCWWQFRLEDGGRTMVCYRDAVTDPMAAVEPGLTTVEWSSAPVNRPENTLTGVSFRRGAGTWGPYMKLMHEESYTTRFPEHWVFDGTGLGEGDKFGRGAIGYETDACDFTEVDGVPVATGRDGTPPSFVVLATADLRHWHRYGQGGMATMGVFGLGAGTVFTASTVNWGNTLHDPAVDRITRNVLDRLSRPSAGWEAIGPECSLRALTACDSQLYGVGEDGSLYRREVSGQNLRWRRVGSGGGVVAMATPREASTTRSIGLYGLTGDGRLVYRDSDLASPWTVLGQAPSGGVGLALVDGDLWAATADGGLWRLPPETSEWILVGSGTDATALTSMNGRLYIADVAGRVRTRLPVAAPAEWSDLCGAGGCTVLTAHAGRLIGTAPGHLLRWRVPVPDL
- a CDS encoding condensation domain-containing protein; protein product: MDIRFSGSRSDTAPLTWGQRAIWDTIQKTAPDDHYFNFGRVLAVPRRARPLTVERAAAALGALVERHESLRTRLGAGPSQVLGTSGAIPATVSAGDPDRLLEALAARAFDYGDEWPLRVGLVVADGTVTHIVLVFCHLAADGLGAEAAITDLRLLLLRGAVPGPPPPSPLELARWQRSERGLKVARTAAEHWEDGYRRIPPTMFDRPVAVPESPPIRRARIVSRAMDLAVQRIAAVHGASTSTVLLAGASVLVGAVTGHDVCAMLPIVGNRFRGDTANAVTTLSQEGLFVLDLRGGAAFADLLRAAKPAALRAYRSAYHDPGDRDRLTARISRERGTGIHPYCCFNDMRFIDRVDASHDERTVRQAMDETALTWPLSQERLNCRFCLHVTGEPGGLGVSLTADTRYLPRPAMERYLRDMESLLVEAAFREVLEPVG
- a CDS encoding acyl carrier protein gives rise to the protein MVVREQLAAMVATASDGAVTAKEALAATVPLSALGVTSLAQMRLIDAVETEFGVEIDLSGDGFDLLDDLDALERYIAGAGRTGS
- a CDS encoding MbtH family protein, producing the protein MSHRVVVNHEEQYSIWPTGRELPDGWREEGAAGSRDECLAHIDQVWTDMRPRSAREAGGV
- a CDS encoding non-ribosomal peptide synthetase, with product MRGAGFRIPIFRRHRANAGPRPTKELCVPQPETVSPGRPATEYPLSYGQQRLWFLHRLDPSDSAYNTSYVYRLKGRLDTVALEAAFTAVAARHESLRTRFREVAGEPLAIVDPPAPVTLERLTAGDEQEARGLVSMLTNTAFDLSAAPPFRVALIGLGPDEHVLCVVLHHINGDGWSLNVLRSEVAVHYGSGGTAPLPELPLQYGEHTRRRHSADSGLQWWVERLTGVPPLELPTDRPRPVQRSGAGGEVDFRIDADVADAVRDLARRARCTPYMVLLAAYQVLLARHTGQSDFCVGTPSAGRDSTELETMIGFLSTTLALRCDLSGDPTFGELLKRTRRVVLDALSRQDVPFERLVAELDVERDLSRTPLFATLFAFHTHGEWVDPLPGLTATPFPHGWSRARLDLSVDISPAHDGHLLGSVVYSTDLFDRETVERMVARFQELLVAAVADPEVPVGSLRMLPEAELALLEEWNGTGAELPGVTLVDLVLEQAAATPDAVAVQTLTHPGQPAPDAAAEPAHAGRPAAAPGHTVVNTVTYAELVRRAAELAGRLGAAGIGRGSLVAVRMERGADMVVALLGVAMSGAAYLPVDPDYPQARVSYVIEDSAAALVLTGLDDLPPAAAALSRPGPGDTAYVLYTSGSTGRPKGVVVPHRALTNFLLAMRGLVGSSPRDAWLALTSLSFDISALELYLPLVTGGRVVVADAETARDGARLARLVRDAGVTHVQATPSGWRVLLTGDLPRVTGLTGGEPLPARLARELRPRVDRLVNVYGPTETTIWSTAWEVPEDPDEIVIGRPIANTTVHVLDPTGAPAPIGVPGELLIGGAGVATGYLGRPALTAERFVPGPGGSRVYRTGDRARLRGDGALEFLGRTDNQVKLRGHRIELGEIEAVLDAHPAVRQAVVAVRGDRLVAYAVPAPDARGLLDEIGEHARRELPGYMVPSVFVEVEALPLTPNGKIDRSALPDAEGGSRREARAPRTPGERLVAQVFAEVLGVAEVGADDDFFTLGGHSLLATMVTARLSALSGTEVPVREVFLRPTVAALAELVGDGAEPAGPGDGRAGQADDPGDGTDNRSYIAGDRTAGHAAGSGDGPTGREGRPGGGPADGPRPRPAGTTAPLSAGQERLWFLNRLDPDDASYNMCLVRRLRGPLDLDALGRALDGTVARHESLRTRFPEVDGAPVTVVDPPGPVAVDRVGAEGEAGALELVAALTNRPFPDLASRPPLRVTLVRIGEDDHVLCLVLHHILGDGWSLNLVFDELSDLYSGRAELPPVPLQFGDVARWQRERDTGGLLAYWRDRLADPTPLELPADRPRTAGAARRGDVVTVRLTSGEAGALTRLGREHGATMFMVLLAAYQVLLVRHTGQSDILVGTATAGRDRVQLEPVVGYLSDTLVLRGDLSGDPTFADLLRETQIGVLDAFSHQGVPFEELVTALRTERDLTRTPLFQTMFILHTQDSGHARDAFAGLTTTAFEHGMRQAKLELMLEAWQDEHELLITLVYDAELFDRATVEGLAGRFRLLLTALPGAAGERVSALPLRTGDDDALLRRLSEGPAQPPATAVPDLFAAAVRSTPDAVAVGCGQTLLTYAELDARADGLAALLQARGVAPGDVVGVRLGRTPDTVAALLAVWRAGAVYLPLDPDYPEDRLAFLVADSGASHVLAEAGPYQGVPEPAPRDAAAYVIYTSGSTGTPKGVVVEHEGLAARVAWMREAYGLGPGDRVVQFASLSFDTHAEEIYPTLAAGARLELLPDGGVTLPDHLDQVTVLDLPTAYWHALVDQIDEIAWPPTLRLVILGGEQVHEAAVARWRERFGDRVRLVNTYGPTEATIIATAAELDGSPGRPPIGTPIGGTRVMVLDGHGEPVPPGAPGELCVTGAGVARGYLGRPALTAQRFVPGPGGSRIYRTGDRARWRSDGRLEFLGRDDDQVKVRGFRVELGEIEARILAHPGVGQAAVAVHQETLVGYVVGTATGEELGRHLTGALPAYMVPALWVGLDALPLTRSGKIDRAALPAPEVRTGAATAPRGDAELLVADVFGEVLGIGEIGAFDDFFALGGHSLLATRVIARLRALVEVDVPIRTLFARSTVAGLAAAVEELLIAELDGLSEEEAARLVQTPQGEGELG